In Papaver somniferum cultivar HN1 chromosome 1, ASM357369v1, whole genome shotgun sequence, a genomic segment contains:
- the LOC113292066 gene encoding lysine histidine transporter-like 8 has translation MAPTPPAAVSSLPIASRGGGKAEINSVPIPPKGGKGEIYSAPITPRGDLMSLPITPRSSAMAPTPPAMKTPPVTAPPSQFHSPSLSRSPLLLESPNHQQASTKSTKNHTPTVKTPRSRSSLTPRSRLSLTPSFITPLGSPVRKMIRMTKLEPQPEDPDNWLPITESRNGNAYYAAFHTLCSGIGIQALVLPVALTILGWNWGIISLTAIFFWQLYTLWLLVHLHESADGTRYSRYLDLFTAAFGEKATKYLGTAPIMYLSAGTCVALIIIGGSTMKLIHETICGGTCSNPNPLTSAEWYLVFTCIAVMFSQLPNLNSIAGVSLVGAVTAVGYCTIMWAVSIAKGRVPGVTYVHLTNSDFSSVFGALNAIGIIVFAFRGHNLLLEIQGTMPSSEKYPSKVPMWRGVKIAYLMVASCLFPLAIGGYWAYGHMIPKNGGMLAALFAFHSKDTSKAILVITGLFIVINAVCSFQIYGMPTFDDMEQKYTKKFNKACSWKIRVFSRLFFGFLNYFIAVALPFLGSLAGLIGGLALPVTLAYPCFMWISIKKPKRRSAMWYTNWGLGLLGIALTCLIIAAGLYSVIETGVKVKFFKP, from the exons ATGGCACCAACACCACCGGCGGCAGTAAGCTCACTGCCCATAGCATCAAGAGGAGGAGGTAAGGCAGAAATAAATTCAGTACCAATACCACCAAAAGGAGGTAAAGGAGAAATATATTCAGCACCAATAACACCAAGAGGAGATTTAATGTCACTACCAATAACACCAAGATCATCAGCAATGGCACCAACACCACCTGCAATGAAAACACCACCAGTTACGGCACCACCTTCGCAGTTTCACTCACCGTCTTTAAGTCGGTCACCTTTACTTCTGGAAAGCCCAAATCACCAGCAAGCATCGACAAAATCTACTAAGAATCATACTCCCACTGTTAAAACACCAAGGTCAAGAAGTTCACTAACACCAAGATCAAGACTTTCACTGACACCGAGTTTTATTACACCATTAGGTAGTCCTGTTAGAAAAATGATTAGAATGACTAAACTAGAACCTCAGCCTGAAGATCCTGATAATTGGCTTCCTATAACTGAATCTAGAAATGGTAACGCTTATTATGCAGCTTTTCATACTCTTTGTTCTGGTATTGGTATTCAAGCTCTGGTTCTTCCCGTTGCCTTAACCATCCTTGGTTG GAATTGGGGAATTATAAGCTTGACAGCAATATTTTTCTGGCAACTTTACACTCTCTGGTTGCTCGTGCACCTTCACGAATCAGCTGATGGAACCCGATACAGCCGATACTTAGATCTTTTCACTGCAGCATTTG GTGAGAAAGCAACAAAATACTTAGGGACAGCTCCGATCATGTATTTATCAGCAGGAACGTGTGTTGCTTTGATCATTATTGGTGGTTCAACCATGAAGCTTATCCATGAGACTATATGCGGAGGCACATGTAGTAATCCTAATCCACTAACTTCAGCTGAGTGGTATTTGGTGTTTACATGCATCGCAGTGATGTTTTCTCAACTTCCAAATTTGAATTCCATCGCCGGTGTTTCGCTAGTTGGTGCGGTTACAGCTGTCGGATACTGTACAATTATGTGGGCTGTGTCTATTGCTAAGGGCAGAGTTCCTGGTGTTACCTATGTTCATTTAACCAACAGTGATTTCTCAAGTGTTTTTGGTGCACTCAATGCTATTGGTATCATCGTTTTCGCTTTTAGAGGGCATAATCTTCTTCTCGAGATTCAA GGAACAATGCCATCAAGTGAGAAATATCCATCTAAAGTTCCAATGTGGAGAGGTGTGAAAATAGCCTATCTGATGGTAGCTTCATGTTTATTTCCCCTGGCAATAGGTGGCTACTGGGCTTATGGTCATATG ATTCCGAAAAATGGTGGTATGTTGGCGGCATTGTTTGCATTCCACAGCAAAGACACATCCAAGGCAATTCTTGTAATAACAGGTTTATTCATAGTGATAAACGCTGTATGCTCATTTCAAATCTATGGAATGCCAACCTTCGACGACATGGAACAGAAATACACGAAGAAGTTCAACAAGGCATGCTCATGGAAAATCCGAGTGTTTTCTCGATTGTTTTTCGGGTTTTTGAATTATTTCATAGCAGTTGCGTTACCATTCTTGGGAAGTCTTGCTGGTTTGATCGGAGGATTGGCATTACCTGTCACTTTAGCTTATCCATGTTTCATGTGGATTTCCATCAAGAAACCAAAACGTCGTAGTGCAATGTGGTACACAAACTGGGGACTTGGACTTCTTGGTATAGCTTTGACGTGTTTAATTATTGCTGCCGGTTTATACAGTGTGATAGAGACCGGCGTTAAAGTTAAGTTCTTCAAGCCTTGA